In the genome of Engraulis encrasicolus isolate BLACKSEA-1 chromosome 21, IST_EnEncr_1.0, whole genome shotgun sequence, the window TAATCAAAGGCAACAATACGTGGAATGTTTACCTGTCCACTGTGCACTTCCGCAGGGGGAAGAGGTATTTGAGAACGATAGATTACTAGACGGAGGCATGCGAGGTAAAATGACAAATGGGACGGAGTACAGGGAGGTGAGGCAGTACTCCTCGGACCACCACTGGGTCCGGTTCTATTTCACGACCCGCGTCTATTCCGAGTACGTGGGGGAGATCCTGGAAGAGCTGAACAATGATCCAAAACCAGACCTGGTCATCGTCAACTCCTGTGTGTGGGACGTCAGCAGGTATTTATGATGTTCACAGTCACACTGTGTCCTTAGTTTTATACACCACTATTCTTTACCCACAGACATGTTTACATGCATTCAAGTAGCCTGGCACAAGCCAGACTCTATAATCCTAACATGGCATGTGTAGTCTGGGCTTGCACCATAGGCAGAGCTGTGGCGCCAAGGGTTGGCGTTCAATCTGCGTGGTGGTCGCCATGATAAGCCCATCCCAGTGACTCGCTGCACATATTCATAACTCAGTCTGGCATCCTGCAAAGGCGTTTCTgtttcacgccagtgcattccgTGTTGAGGTGTGACGCCTTTGCAAGTAATGTAACTAATGTTGTGCTCCTCAGTGCCATGGGAAAACACTTTGTCACGTGACCAGATTTGTGCAAGGTCTTGATGCACAAACACGATAGACGGTTCACGTGACCTCAGCATGTTATCTTAATGCTCTGGTATGATGCCTTGTTGCAGAACTGCACAGAGCCTTGTAATTGTGAGGATGGAGACACTGAGGCCAGATTCATGGCCCTGCTATGATTATCCCCAGTGGTGCCATGCTAGACTGGGTTGGTCTTGTCTTGTTTACTAGCCTAGTATGCATGGTTTTCCCTCTTTGTTTGAGGCCTACGCTGTTGTTAGCCGCAATCATGCCATTTTTATGCCTGCCATTCAGAGAGACATCTGGCTGCTTCAAAGATGGATTTTTAGACTATTTATTAATTTGCTTGTTAATGAACAGATATGGGCGGAAGTGGAGGGATGGCTACCTACAGAACCTCTCCACCTTTTTCGAAAAGCTGAAAGCAATTCTTCCAGAAGAGTCTCTCATCATCTGGAATATGGCCCTGCCTCTGAGCAAATCCATCGTTGGCGGTTTCCTGGTACCTGAGGTGATCATGTCATGTCAAACATCTGATGCTTTCAGGTCATAGAGCGATTGTTTTGATCGTTGGAAGAAGGCTGTCTGACAGTCTGAGCTTCAGCCTCTGGGATGCTCACTGTCGAGCACAGCAGAATCAAGACATCCTGAGCTACTTCTCATCGActtagacccagggatgaccggagaaCTCGAAATGCTTTTAGCAgttttttgctttattttggtGCATTAACAAACTTCTGAGTACTCTTGAGTACTCCAGTCATCCCTTGGTCTATTTGAAGAGAAGTTGCCCAGTTTGTCTTGATGGTTTTTATCCTGACTGTTTTTTTTACATGCTTATATAACTTTGGAGCTGAAACCCAGAGCATGTCACTTCATTCATAATATTAACTTTATTTTGGTCATCTTAGAAGTTTTCTCAAGACCTTCAAAATGCCATTTTGCTTAACTTGGCTGTATAAATGACAGAACAAGAGGAACTCTCAAAAATAATCTGTAGGTTTTTAGGGTTTTTCTCAGTTTTCACTTCACATCTTTTCTGCCATATCCATGTCAATGATAGTGACTGACATGCTTCTGATACTGGCTAACCCCCCCCACTACCTCAGCTAACGAAAGTTCTGCAGGGAAACAATGGTTTTCTGGGCCATCTGCTGCTGTGTGTTAGATTGCAGAGTTCGGGCCCATGTTGCGTTTCGACATTGTCGAAGCCAACTACTGGAGTGCCACAGTGGCCAGTGCCTATGGACTGGATGTGCTGGACCTTCACTTCCACTTCCGCCGCAGTCTCCAGCTCCGCGCCCAGGACGGCGTCCACTGGAACGGCGTAGCTCACCGCCACATCACCTGCCTGCTCCTGGCCCACGCCGCGCAGGCCTGGGGCGTGGAGATGCCACCATCGCTGCTGCCCACAGGTAACGCCAAGTTTCGATTATTATCACTACCATGCTCCAGATTGTCATTAGTCTAGGTACCAGATAATTGTAGTGATGGATAGTGTGAGAGAATGGTGACATCTCCATATTTACCTGTCGGCTGCTGGCTCACGTTGCCGCACAGGCCTGGGGCGTGGAGATACCACCATCGCTGCTGCCCACAGGTAAAAGCAATCTTCATTCTCAATAGCATTAGATAAAGCGAGTTTAATTCTCAATAGCATTAATCTAGGTGCCAGATAATTGTAGTGGATACTAGTGTGAGAGAGTGGTCACCATCACCACATCACTTGTCTGCTGCTGGCCCAAGTCGATCATCTTTACTGAtgtgccacttcagccactcacattgaactcCACCGGTGACGCTGCTGAAAAcgacagatggagggagagccGATAATGCCGCTCATCTATGGAAAATCCAGACGCCCAGATGTGGCCAGCAGCTGTAGCAATATCATTTGCAGTTTGCAGAACCAGACATGATTGTGTCTTGATTGTCTTACACATTGATCTTTCAATGTTGTTAAATTTGAAGTTAGATATGTTTAGATGGTGTTTAGACTGTGTTTGTACTGACTTGAAAAGTGTCATTACCATGTGTGGTCCAATTTTTAAGTTCTTGATTTAAAAATATGGCCCAAATGAAATTCTAACTGTATAGCCTAGTTGCATGTGTTGCTACTTTTtgcttccaatctctctctctctctctctctctctctctctctctctctctctctctctctctctctctctctctctctctctctctctcaggtctgaATCAGAGTTGTGCCAACACCAACTTGGCCCTCAGGGACCCTCGCTTGCTAACCAGGAAGGCCAAGAACAAAGGTAACCACAGATTGAAAGACACACGAAGCTCATAAACCACAGTGTACTCCCACTGTCGCTTTTCATATCAAATCCAAGGAACTGCTTATTTAGCATCAGAACAATTATTTACCACTCTGACCAAGACAGGTCTGACCAAGCTGACCATGTAGGATATTTATTTTTTCAGAGCTTATCAAActcttaaagtgtatatctcaggttaatttttattcaaaataatggacttcctttgatagttctaccacttcaacaattatccatcatttttttcatgcaacagggcatcagaaaatgaaatataatgaggataagtgtgtattttcagtaacatgttcaaagaattctaatctattgtgtgacgtcaggcgaggccattcagtagcccgcagtagcagcagccctgtattctgtacggtgtttgattgaattatgccgtacgggtatgaaataaatatcattgccaatattatatcatgaccgctacagggtgccatgtgaccgtgaggcagtaaaatagcctaccagtgttcgaactataccaaaaaaaatggggggtgggggggtgagtggttacgattgcgcttgcctcaaagtgcgagtctcgaagggctaggcctaccatgtgatttcaaatttcaagtaggcctacactacaaattaccagacattgttagtatcaacctttagtaggtctatcatgccatttcagcatcatgtccaagtgggaaagaatgtaaacagcgacaaatgataaataaataaaaccgtttgggtgaatcattcgctccaagctttttaacggcaaggtgcaaagcagtcggctgcattgtaagagtgccagagattaccaaattcaaacgactgcaaagcaatctgtctgggcacagcgggaagcacctgtgcggtccacacggccgtcagcagaaaacgaatgaacctcccttgcaatacgtccgagaacatcagtacaccgtatgtcaaatggcgcatttgtctacttgtttcgagcaccacgtttcattgtcattgccgcgagtttctgacaaaccacataggctagttgagctgcacaacgtgacactatcatacacaacatgatgaagcgcccccctcacgtttgacatcctcgggccgaagtgtcataagggggtaaagaccgtgaacatagtgacacacacttcacagtggtgttggtgaaaacgaaacgaagttgcctcccacggcccaaacgcaaaataatgccgaaaattgaatgccccctcagttgtcctggctagggcaactggcgcgttatcactgcttcttattcaatgtaccagcacttgcattgtactcgcgctgcacttgtctcacaatgcaatcagctgcgtgctccgggcgaaatagtcaactctcccaccttgtggacacagaagggaacaatttgaagaacgcgtttcagacggacggacagacatgctcttatagagatgctgggacgcatctaaaaacgtggatccaacgtgcgtagtaggaaaatagagactgaaaagatacaaccaaaagcctctactcgaaggctccagccaacgctgttgacagattgtttgcctctctccctggtcatctgaatgagatgcttttatcaaacgtcataccaaatctacataggcctaggttagttttggtatttatgtttataggcctatttgatctggcgactattgttgttttactgtcttgcttgaaccgctctgtttggattacttgaagactttccatggattatcctgcatcgtctcagtgccgtgagtaacctggaacataagtaggctatatcatcagaggtgagcttagtcacttttggccgcgagagacttggaaggcttggatttgcgccacacaacgtggattattgaaactgaagacttgatttcttctatatggatactttcgtttggtaggcctataataacggACTGTGCAGTTTTTTTGTGacacacaggtttttttttttttcaaggaatataggttaaccttaaccgaaatagtcccgccgccgcgtgggttaggctacctatgctattgatttgtgacacgcatgtgggtgacctttattgaagttgcatgtaattctattgaATTGAAAATAGaccatgtgatttttacaacagcgacatgactcgggtggtatactttagttttgcacctaggaaaagtttgacgcgatttcagcaccatggacagtcactccccagtcgggcgagaagcaccacattttaggctacgcagatcatttcaacccgtttgtgctgtttgtaatttaggtagcctattgcatttagctgacacgatattggcagttaattaaacatgattaaaagcaagcccaaaaatatgaagggattagtaaaaaaagaagcccatgtcgcatagcctagtctagccataggtccaagcagaatttgcaaccctgcatgaataacatttctactaaaactagttggccaaaagttactagaTCGTttagaagttgttacagtgccctgcatgggaaaagccgcacgattaccggtagttgcgatttctattataggcctgcaggccacggctgttatatcattagtgatcgtcacctcgcctatgtaaaattccaggcaaataaaattagaacgttcactcatggcctcgcctgacgtagtcgccaggttacggttaaacccacatttgccacaacaaacaacaaaaatcgttgtttaacatcgtttttggagggacttatatatgtggatcatttattgaatacagtgtgtacacattgatccaaagtagtggttaacctgcgatatacactttaacaaTTCTGATGGCTTGATTGGTTAGGTGTATGGCTAGTTCTCTCATTTTCCCAGTTGGCTTATGCAGAGGAAAGACGGATCTGGTTGATTGTAGCTTGCGCCAGTAGAATACAGAGTCATGGCCCTACCGTGGGCTGACGGCAGGGAAACTTTTGATATTGTTTTCTACATGGAGGCGCGGCATCAGAGAACCACAAGGCCACAAGAAAAagcagaggacaggaggttagatgTTGAGTTGAACACTCAACTTGGTGAGTTTtgtgcagggttcccactggtgcttcaattccttgaaaatgttttcaaggttgtgaaaatgcttgaatgtttggtgaagtgcttgaaaatgcttgaaatttgtgtcaaaagtCAAATTCAGTAAGCCACATAATTGAAAtagattgttcaggtacatcaaaaatctgagggagtgagatgtcagatgggatttgccattcgacaacctaaaattgattagaatgcatcttaaaaacacaaaattctgggggaggacccccacacgcccttcccgcgacctatttaaagggacagtttggtcaatttcaacatgcagttgaaatgctcacactaccctggacttgtcagtacctgagatttgtttttcttcttcagccgtttccgagatcctggtcattgtaatgggggcagctctttgtttacatttcaattttttttttaatttattcccaaaaacatccaaaaggttataaaacatcagcagacaactagcaaacagcagtaccttttgggaaaatatttggagttggcctatgtttcatttctaaaaaatgtaaacaaacgctgcccccattagaattgctcatatctctagaagggctgagccgaaaaatgtggcatcaccaggtactgacaagtcaagggtagcgtgagcaatacaactgcatgttgaaattgaccaaactgtccctttaagggtgctggaaaactgaaaatttggtgcttgaatttgttcatgaaaaagctgTGGGAACCCTGTTTGTAGTGGCCATAGGCTAATGTTTGgctacctcacctcacctcactctcctaccaaacatcttctattagagtaagatacttcaagcccgtgcatttcctggatccatgtgtgaacgcccctttaggagaccttcgcttAGGAGACCTTAGGAGTCTTATGGTTGAGAACGAATGGAGTTCCCTtgacactgtagatggcggtagcgcacatctcatgcaagctatcaccaaatgccacagaaagaaaataagaaggagaccgaacttgagcgcACTCCTTTGAATTGGGTGGGCAGAGTTAGGGTGATCTTACTCTGATAGAAGTTGTTTGCTCCTACTAGGCCCTCCATGGCAGCAGCGACAAAGATGGGTCAACTTCCACCAAGGACCAGCTCCCCCCTGGATGGCTCCAAGCTTCTACCCAGGtgaatgttacattacattacattatacttagctgatgctttcatccaaagtgacttacagttatttattggttgcagtccttggagcaatgtggggttcggtgccttgctcaaaggttCTTCAGCCATGAACAGAGGTGGActgataagggtgggatttgaacttacaaccctttgatctaaagtccacctccttaaccattaggccacggctgtcccaGCATTATGCTTATGTCAACAAGGGGTAGAGAGGTGACTTGGGCATTACATGAAGTTATACAGCAATGGCTCTATGGGCATCTGTGGCGTAATGGTTAGGGCAGTGGtctcaagatcagagggttgcaggttcgaatcccaccataaactctccctacacctccatccatggctgaagtgctcttgagcaaggcacctaacccaccaTGCTCCAGGCTCTGTAGCCAGTATCCTGGAAAAAACTTAAGTTTCTTAGCataaaagcgtcaactaagtgttATGTAATCTAATATAATGTTAAACAGTTTGAACGCCATTGTTGGTTCCACAGCTTTGCTACTGGTGTGAGGCCAGTCGGAACTTTATTCTTTTCATATTCTGGCCTGCCAGGCTACATGTCCTGATGTCGTTAAGATAAGTTatgctttttaaagggacactgtgcaggaaatggtcaaaacaagtactgcaactatgctgctcattgaaactgggctgcctattgccaaatttgatctttacatgaaagtttactaagtaataaacaaatattttctagtatggcccaagtacagtcatttttgcagctaaaaatggctatttttggaaattcaaaatggcggaccatggagaagatcccccttttcatgtatgacaagtgcaatttttccagtcataatgaatgcttagaatttgatgctggtggtatgtattcatgaaaaaggtaacattatttccagaattcatgctgcccattgactaaacagctaaaaatctcacacagtgtccctttaatcattCATTGTTTATTCTGTTCCTCCAGAAAATTCTGGAAATGGAAACGTGCCCTTTGCCAATGGTCCTTACCCCTCACCACATACAAACCCTGGCTTCAGAATGCCGAACACTCCAAGAGGTGAATACAACACTACATAAAATAGTCAATTTGCGCTGTCtatattcattcattcgttaattcgttcatacattcattcattcaaacaaAGCACAAAATTGTCAAATgtgctgtcattcattcattcattcatttattcatttataacGGTTGTCTGCAAGTTTTCCTCTTGACTTTTGCAAGGCCAAATTCTGGGATTTTGATTACTAAACACTAAATCTGCACTGCAGTTACTAAATGCACGCAACTCCGAACAGTCCCTTCCTCAATATCCTCCAAAATGCCAGTGCAGTCGTGCatagatggatttttttgtttgtacacacggtgttgtgaggaggggcaagacactggcagttaaccacgtgagctaattttttgactgacagctgttttgttgtgcgcagctagtttcgcgcagccaggttaaaacaaacatttagaacccatgtatactgtgaCTAGGCAGCTATCCACACCCCTGAACCTATCTGGTTCAGCTAACCAAGGGAACACTGGTTAGTTAACAAAACGGCAGGCTTTGGCGGGAGCTAGAGAACTTGTCTGTTTTCCATAACGTTGCAGACTGCCACtttaagattgacagttgcggaATCTGACTCTTTTTGTTCCCCCAGCAAATTCTGGAAACGTGCACTTTGGCAATGGgccttatccacacacacaccctggcatcAGACCACAAATTGCTCCTAGAGGTGATTGAATATGAATTACACAATTGTaaaaatatgtatgtatgcatttatatatttataaattcaaatatttctgtatttatttgtgtattttttcCAGTTCCTCCAGAAAATTCTGGAACTGGAAACGTGTACTTTGGAAATGGTCCTTACCCCTCACCACATACAAACCCTGGCTTCAGACCACCAAATGCTCCAAGAGGTGACTGAATTCTACAAAGCACACAATTgtaaaattgtatttattttattcttgtacgtatttatttgtgtattttttcCCAGTTCCTCCAGCAAATTCTGGAAATGGAAATGTGCACTTTGCCAATGGGCCTTACCCCTCACCACATACTAACCCTGGCTTCAGAACGCCAAACCCTCCAAGAGGTGACTGAATTCTACAAAATTGAATCCAACAAAATTGTCGCACAATTGTAAAcatgtatttattcatgtatggatggatgtaccggtatgtatgtatgtatgtatcttttTCAGTTCCTCCAGAAAATTCTGGAACTGGAGACGTGTACTTTGGAAATGGGCCTTACCCCTCACCACATACAAACCCTGGCTTCAGAACGCCGAACACTCCAAGAGGTGATTGAACACACATTGGACACCATTAAATTGTCTACAAATTCTACAAAGCACACAATTGTAAAAATGTATTGATGTATtctagttaattaattaattaatttatatatttttccAGTTCCTCCAGAACATTCTGGAAATGGAAACATGCACTTTGGCAATGGGCCTTATCCACACACAAACCCTGGCTTCAGAACTCCGAACACTCCAAGAGGTAATTGAACACACATTGGACACCATAAAATTGTCAAatgttcatgcattcattcattcattcatttgtgtcatctagaccagtgtttcccaaccaggggtacgtgtaccactaggggtacgtgagcacactgaagggggtacttggaaaaatgttattttaacaaatgcatggagcatagtcacactggaatagaagaaacgatgtaaaacacaagttagggggtacttatggcacaacaaaaaaggctcggggggtacatgagacaaaaaaggttgggaaacactgatctagacagTTGTCCTATTTGCACAATCTGACTTTTAGTTTGACTTTTTTCCCCAGTTCCTCTAGCAAATTCTGGACATGGAAACGTGCACTTTGGCAATGGGCCTTACCCCTCACCACATGCTAACCCTGGCTTCAGACCACCGAACACTCCAATTGGTGACTGAATACTACAACAttgaacacaacaaaattgtcaaatttgcattcatccatccatccatccattaattAATTCAACAGCTTGCATCGTCTGACTTTTTTGTTCCTATAGAAAATTCTGGAAATATAAATATATGCACTTCATTTAAACAAAGAACAAAATTGGCAAATgagcattaattaattaattaattaattaattaattagttcattcattcattcatttatttattcattcatataATCTTGACAGTTGTCCGACTTTATATTTTTTTGTTCCCGTAGAAAATTCTGTAAATGGAAACGTGCACTTTGGCAATGATCCTTACCCCCAGCCACACACAAACCCTGGCTTCAGAATGCCGAACACTCCAAAAGGTGACTGAATAATACACAAAATTGTCAGTGCTTTAGTACAATTAGGAAACATATACATGCCCTCACACTCACAGCGTTTATGTACACATAGAGAGAGGTAAATGAATAGTTGTTAATGAAATTACACAACCTGATTTTATCCTATGCATGTTTAGATTTTGAGGAAAATCAGCTTGGAGAAAAACTGTTAAAATGTGAGCAgaatgttttttgggtttttattttttataaaaaaaaaattcctTCACCAGACAAATCTGGAAACAGATGCACGCCCTCGCACCCACAACTGAACGTCCCAAGAGGTAAATTAATGGTTGTGGTTAAAGACCGTGAACTTACTTACTGTATATGCAGAAAATATTCCAATTGGCAGTATTCGGCATGCGTACGAGTCATGCAAACTTGAATGTGGCCGCATTCTGGTTTACCAAAGACCAAATGATGAACGCCCTGGGTTATGGTTGAATAAAACCAAACATTgggtcatgtaaacaccttaatCATAAAGTATCTAAGCATGAATTCATCAAATTGACACACAGAGAGGTGGAATGTAGAGGATAGAGATAACATGAAGGGACTTTTCTTGTCCAGGtatccatttgattttttttgtccttcACTAGAACAACCCGGAAACGGATTCATGCACCCATTGGCCTCACACCCACAGATGGACTGTCCAAGAGGTAATGAATGGTGGTAATAATAATAGCTTATGTGTCCCATCCATGTAGGGcggtaacgatattgtatcgaaccgagaaatcgtgatgcacagagttatgatactgtatcgtgatgcactctttcaaagttctgttacccttcagtccagaaaacggtcacatgatatgatgtgatagtgctataaacctataaacgatcatcaaaaataTACATTGAAAAACCATTGGGTGTATCGAActataggtcaaaaatcgtgatgtgaaccgaatcgtgagtttagtgtatcgttacagccctacatccAGGGATTATGATTCTCCCACAGATTATAATAAATGaaagaagtccgcaacactgttaatgctcccagtgatttatttgcacgacgtttcggaccttcgtcctttttcaagtgcaacggttgcacttgaaaaaggacgaaggtccgaaacgtcgtgcaaataaatcactgggagcattaacagtgttgcggacttttatcatttatttcagttactctattttgtccagcacctgtgccactgatgtgcgcgcattctccaccttctttTCTCTCCCACAGATTAGCCTTGCCCCTCTCCCAACCCAAGGCCAAAATTGGTAGCTTGTGTCACCATTTGGGGGCATCAAAAGATACTAGTTGCTATAAGAGTGCGAGTGTTTATGAGAACGGTATAGTTCCTGTGCACTCCGTATCTACTAGTGATGTTGGTTATGATTGCCGTATTTCCTTCATTGtacagtaagtcgctttggttaaaaagcgtctgccaaatgtaatgtaatgagaacaaAAGCTCCATCTTGTTTAAACTTACCAACTAGTGCTGTTCATAAGACCTGGCTATGTGGATCTTGTGGAGCCAGGTTAGAACATTTGATGATCAGGGTAGAAATGTGGAGATTTGATAAATGTAGTATAAATGTACGGTCGGCTATTTCACTTCTAAAAAGGTGGATGGTTGTTAAACGGAGGCATTTGGGAGTCGTGATTTCCCCTGTATTTTGAGCTGTTGAGGCAAGTCCTTCGACAATCATATGTGCTTTAATGTCAAAGATGAGTGAATGAACAGTGTTCGTGTCTTTCCTTTTTGTTCGTTCTTAGTTCCACCAGAACAATCTGAATCAACTGGATACATGGCCTGTGGCAACGGATTCTACCCAAGCAGCCAAACAAACTCACCAAGAGGTAAATCGTTATCTCCTTTGAAACTTATCCATTGTTTTCCCATGATGATGGAACATACTACATGTATGCTTATTCATTTCTGTTTTGTTCTTTGTTCTCTAGAACAATTTGAATCTAATGGAAACATGCCCTGTGGCAACAGATTTTACACAAACGGACCGACAAACTCTCCACGAGGTAAATGAATTTGTGTTGTCTCCCTTGAAACTGTTATCCATTGCCCACCTACAACGGTGGGACAAATTACAGCAATTgatatatttttgtttttgtttcttggtTAGTTTCACCACAACAGTCTGTATCTCATGGATTTTTCCATGGACCACACGGACCGAAAAACCTGCCAGCAGGTAAATGATTCCCTTGATGATTTCCCTTGAAACTGTTATGGATTGTTATCCATTGTCTATCCATGAGTGTAAACAAACGTCAGGTTTTCTCATTATTCTTtttctttaaattatttttaGTTCGACCAGAACAGTCTGGACCCCATGGCTTCTACCCAAACGGACAGACAAACTCATCAAGAGGTAAATGGTTTTCTTTTGTCTCTCTTGAACCCGTTATACATTGTTGCCCATTGTCCCCCCGCAACGGTGGGACAAACTACAGGTTttcatatatatgtatatatatatgtatatatatgtgtgtgtatttttttgttttaagtttTACCAGAACAGTTTGGATCTAATAGCAATCCATGCTGCAATGGATTCTACTCAAACGGGCCGACAAATTTACCAAGACATATGTATgatga includes:
- the LOC134437171 gene encoding PC-esterase domain-containing protein 1A-like isoform X5 produces the protein MMATHFFKHQQAKELLHNKFVVILGDSNQRGMYKDLVQMLQRDDYLTRPQLKSKGEEVFENDRLLDGGMRGKMTNGTEYREVRQYSSDHHWVRFYFTTRVYSEYVGEILEELNNDPKPDLVIVNSCVWDVSRYGRKWRDGYLQNLSTFFEKLKAILPEESLIIWNMALPLSKSIVGGFLVPEIAEFGPMLRFDIVEANYWSATVASAYGLDVLDLHFHFRRSLQLRAQDGVHWNGVAHRHITCLLLAHAAQAWGVEMPPSLLPTGLNQSCANTNLALRDPRLLTRKAKNKGPPWQQRQRWVNFHQGPAPPWMAPSFYPENSGNGNVPFANGPYPSPHTNPGFRMPNTPRANSGNVHFGNGPYPHTHPGIRPQIAPRVPPENSGTGNVYFGNGPYPSPHTNPGFRPPNAPRVPPENSGTGDVYFGNGPYPSPHTNPGFRTPNTPRVPPEHSGNGNMHFGNGPYPHTNPGFRTPNTPRVPLANSGHGNVHFGNGPYPSPHANPGFRPPNTPIENSVNGNVHFGNDPYPQPHTNPGFRMPNTPKDKSGNRCTPSHPQLNVPREQPGNGFMHPLASHPQMDCPRVPPEQSESTGYMACGNGFYPSSQTNSPREQFESNGNMPCGNRFYTNGPTNSPRVSPQQSVSHGFFHGPHGPKNLPAVRPEQSGPHGFYPNGQTNSSRVLPEQFGSNSNPCCNGFYSNGPTNLPRVPPEKSGSNAHMDCGNRFYPNGPTNSPRDQCNNSSKTLFKHLLNFCAKVQDFPKSSVLPQVGQCHAQGFNSYPQRHSLCDNSAFVMRKVPGHLTHYRPY
- the LOC134437171 gene encoding PC-esterase domain-containing protein 1A-like isoform X3, which translates into the protein MMATHFFKHQQAKELLHNKFVVILGDSNQRGMYKDLVQMLQRDDYLTRPQLKSKGEEVFENDRLLDGGMRGKMTNGTEYREVRQYSSDHHWVRFYFTTRVYSEYVGEILEELNNDPKPDLVIVNSCVWDVSRYGRKWRDGYLQNLSTFFEKLKAILPEESLIIWNMALPLSKSIVGGFLVPEIAEFGPMLRFDIVEANYWSATVASAYGLDVLDLHFHFRRSLQLRAQDGVHWNGVAHRHITCLLLAHAAQAWGVEMPPSLLPTGLNQSCANTNLALRDPRLLTRKAKNKGPPWQQRQRWVNFHQGPAPPWMAPSFYPANSGNVHFGNGPYPHTHPGIRPQIAPRVPPENSGTGNVYFGNGPYPSPHTNPGFRPPNAPRVPPANSGNGNVHFANGPYPSPHTNPGFRTPNPPRVPPENSGTGDVYFGNGPYPSPHTNPGFRTPNTPRVPPEHSGNGNMHFGNGPYPHTNPGFRTPNTPRVPLANSGHGNVHFGNGPYPSPHANPGFRPPNTPIENSVNGNVHFGNDPYPQPHTNPGFRMPNTPKDKSGNRCTPSHPQLNVPREQPGNGFMHPLASHPQMDCPRVPPEQSESTGYMACGNGFYPSSQTNSPREQFESNGNMPCGNRFYTNGPTNSPRVSPQQSVSHGFFHGPHGPKNLPAVRPEQSGPHGFYPNGQTNSSRVLPEQFGSNSNPCCNGFYSNGPTNLPRVPPEKSGSNAHMDCGNRFYPNGPTNSPRDQCNNSSKTLFKHLLNFCAKVQDFPKSSVLPQVGQCHAQGFNSYPQRHSLCDNSAFVMRKVPGHLTHYRPY